In Vigna unguiculata cultivar IT97K-499-35 chromosome 3, ASM411807v1, whole genome shotgun sequence, a single genomic region encodes these proteins:
- the LOC114176766 gene encoding uncharacterized protein At4g38062 — translation MDKVYEELDEAKAEIEELKAELRTKTDLLENLKKSHNAQIKQIQEAKCKAEKLDQKLLQQEDEISETKLECEDLKGNLNRKETIIKHLSAANDKLRADCDDKLKKLEEEKRGLVLALEEANEKTQNQEQQIYMCKQDIERLKGCLLVSKEKCLESEKKNRVSKELRERDDMLQKLEEESRKVEDQLKWKKEQFKHLEEAHDRLRLQFKSCKKEWEMEQCTLIDEISSLQTRLDSQTRISEDLQHQIHTCHQALAHVESQKKRLEVEVSNLKVQLDDASNEYQDSRLQLDCLNTDRDKDIADLRYLLKTKEAYNKESKYRIDKLEQENQELRMSLKELQEAQIQEAGASYSQSKLRSRLRSLEHTHRECSSNLKAKEAEWNLMLKQLTEDLNRCQSELETKIEAVEGLQMELERSHSLSIEMKLLNEEMSVMLLVLKQGISEAHLKHVSGKDEMDLINEAREEEIFQLMKQLEMKDAALMSAQKSLNEEREIAACFREGECNGFNNELLQTELDRHKVLQNELQTELDRHKVLQNELQNELEESTTSQLILKEKVLHMECNFKEQLKEVHDALDSVIIELDETICERNEVEFELQIWKPIVERLKNELEENHVVRRELETSLLVQVDFGESLKQEKDNLVYMLEEKERSLNYLQQQVELLEHELRAREESAGSFESDNVRYLQMIAEKDKILEELQKEFEKTVIEKGTIERTFEDEKNNLVLLMKGKDKRMDELMQQVEQLSAKQAKVMELNDEMVTKLRNSDSLLQKLKMENGKLLENATGLSSERESLLAFIQGFSDKINELSAEDTLLMDMLRSMVQSFENGCPVMNLKTDGAFHVKENIFIQSPTRMKKLEANSDTRSPFKELNLLEE, via the coding sequence ATGGACAAGGTTTACGAAGAGCTCGATGAAGCAAAAGCAGAAATAGAAGAACTGAAGGCAGAACTTAGAACCAAGACAGATTTGCTTGAGAACTTGAAGAAATCCCATAATGCACAGATCAAACAGATACAGGAAGCAAAGTGCAAAGCTGAGAAGCTGGACCAAAAGCTGCTTCAACAGGAAGATGAGATCTCTGAGACAAAGCTAGAATGTGAAGATCTCAAAGGGAATTTGAATAGAAAGGAGACAATAATCAAACATCTCAGTGCTGCAAATGATAAACTTCGAGCGGATTGTGATGACAAGTTGAAAAagttggaagaagaaaaaagagggCTGGTGTTGGCCTTAGAGGAGGCAAATGAGAAGACACAGAACCAGGAACAACAGATTTATATGTGCAAACAAGATATTGAAAGACTGAAAGGTTGCCTTTTGGTTTCAAAGGAGAAGTGTTTGGaatcagagaaaaaaaacagAGTATCCAAAGAACTAAGAGAAAGAGATGACATGCTCCAGAAATTAGAGGAGGAAAGCAGGAAGGTGGAAGATCAATTAAAATGGAAGAAGGAACAGTTTAAGCATCTAGAAGAAGCACATGATAGACTTCGACTGCAGTTTAAGTCTTGCAAGAAGGAGTGGGAGATGGAACAATGTACATTGATAGATGAGATTTCTTCACTTCAGACAAGGTTAGACTCTCAGACCAGAATATCAGAGGATTTACAACACCAGATACACACTTGCCACCAAGCTCTTGCTCATGTAGAAAGCCAGAAAAAGCGGCTGGAAGTTGAAGTTTCTAATCTTAAGGTGCAGCTTGACGATGCTAGTAATGAGTACCAGGATTCTAGGTTACAACTAGATTGCTTAAACACTGACCGTGACAAAGATATTGCGGATTTGAGATATTTGCTAAAAACAAAAGAGGCATATAATAAAGAGTCAAAATACAGAATTGATAAGCTAGAGCAAGAAAATCAAGAGCTGCGGATGTCCCTCAAAGAACTCCAGGAAGCTCAAATTCAAGAGGCAGGAGCTTCATATTCGCAGTCAAAGTTACGGTCCAGGCTCAGAAGTTTGGAACACACTCATAGAGAGTGTTCCTCTAATTTAAAGGCTAAAGAAGCTGAGTGGAACTTGATGCTAAAACAGTTGACAGAAGACCTGAATAGGTGTCAATCTGAGTTGGAAACGAAAATTGAAGCAGTTGAAGGCCTCCAGATGGAACTAGAAAGGTCTCATTCTTTATCCATTGAGATGAAGTTGTTGAATGAGGAGATGTCTGTGATGCTGTTAGTGTTGAAACAGGGAATTTCTGAGGCTCATTTGAAGCATGTTAGTGGTAAGGATGAGATGGACCTCATCAACGAAGCGAGAGAAGAGGAGATTTTTCAACTGATGAAACAGTTGGAGATGAAAGATGCTGCTTTGATGAGTGCCCAGAAAAGCCTAAATGAAGAACGTGAGATAGCAGCATGTTTTAGAGAGGGTGAGTGTAATGGATTCAACAATGAACTACTGCAAACTGAACTGGATAGGCACAAGGTTTTGCAAAATGAACTGCAAACTGAACTGGATAGGCACAAGGTCTTGCAAAATGAACTGCAAAATGAGCTGGAGGAATCAACCACGAGTCAGCTGATTCTCAAAGAGAAGGTTTTGCATATGGAATGTAACTTTAAAGAACAGCTTAAAGAGGTTCATGATGCTTTAGACAGTGTAATCATTGAATTGGATGAGACAATATGTGAAAGAAATGAAGTGGAATTTGAATTGCAAATATGGAAGCCAATTGTTGAGCGCTTGAAGAATGAACTAGAAGAAAATCATGTGGTGCGTAGAGAACTGGAAACTTCACTTCTTGTACAAGTAGACTTTGGCGAAAGCCTCAAGCAAGAGAAAGACAACTTGGTTTATATGTtagaagagaaagagaggagCCTAAATTATCTGCAACAACAAGTTGAGCTATTGGAACATGAACTAAGAGCGAGGGAGGAATCAGCAGGGTCCTTTGAATCTGATAATGTCAGATATCTCCAGATGATAGCGGAAAAGGACAAGATTCTAGAAGAGCTCCagaaagaatttgaaaaaactGTGATTGAGAAAGGCACAATAGAAAGAACCTTTGAGGATGAGAAAAATAATCTTGTCCTGCTTATGAAAGGAAAAGACAAGAGAATGGATGAACTTATGCAGCAAGTGGAGCAATTGAGTGCTAAACAAGCCAAAGTAATGGAGTTGAATGATGAAATGGTGACTAAGCTAAGAAATTCAGATTCTTTGCTTCAGAAACTCAAGATGGAGAATGGAAAATTGCTTGAAAATGCTACGGGACTGTCATCAGAAAGGGAAAGCTTGTTAGCTTTTATTCAGGGATTCAGTGACAAAATCAATGAGTTATCTGCTGAAGACACTCTATTAATGGACATGTTGAGAAGCATGGTGCAGTCTTTTGAGAATGGTTGTCCAgtaatgaatttgaaaacagATGGTGCTTTTCACGTAAAGGAGAATATATTTATTCAGTCTCCCACGAGAATGAAGAAACTTGAAGCCAATTCTGATACTAGATCACCATTCAAGGAGCTAAATTTGTTAGAAGAATAG
- the LOC114176749 gene encoding very-long-chain (3R)-3-hydroxyacyl-CoA dehydratase PASTICCINO 2A: MAGFFSLLRRLYLSLYNWTVLFGWCQVLYFVLKTLNESGHEHVYDAAEKPLLFSQTAAVLEILHGLVGLVRSPITATLPQISSRLFLTWGILWSFPETQSHVLVTSLLISWSIAEIIRYSFFGFKETFGFTPSWLLWLRYSSFIVLYPTGISSEIGLIYIALPFIKASEKYCIRMPNKWNSSFDYFYAAIAALGIYVPGTPHLYTYMLAQRKRALSKSKRE, from the exons ATGGCTGGGTTTTTCTCACTTCTAAGGCGCCTCTATCTCTCCCTTTACAATTGGACCGTTTTGTTTGGATG GTGTCAAGTTCTGTATTTTGTTCTCAAAACGTTGAACGAATCGGGTCATGAGCATGTTTACGATGCAGCAGAAAAGCCTCTGCTTTTTTCTCAAACAGCTGCTGTGCTAGAG ATTCTTCATGGTTTAGTAG GACTGGTGAGATCTCCAATAACAGCGACGTTGCCACAGATAAGTTCAAGGCTGTTCTTGACTTGGGGCATTTTATGGAGTTTTCCTGAG ACTCAGTCTCATGTGCTTGTTACCTCCCTACTAATCAGCTGGTCCATCGCAGAG ATCATTCGGTATTCTTTCTTTGGATTCAAAGAGACTTTTGGATTTACTCCATCATGGCTTTTGTGGCTTAG ATACAGCAGCTTCATAGTTTTGTATCCAACAGGCATAAGCAGTGAAATTGGCCTAATATACATCGCACTACCGTTCATCAAG GCTTCTGAGAAGTATTGCATAAGGATGCCAAACAAATGGAACTCGTCATTTGATTACTTTTATGCTGCCATTGCTGCACTGGGAATCTACGTTCCAG GTACTCCTCACTTGTATACATACATGCTTGCACAGAGAAAGAGAGCTCTCTCCAAATCCAAGAGAGAGTAA